A region of the Denticeps clupeoides chromosome 12, fDenClu1.1, whole genome shotgun sequence genome:
TCGGGCGTGTTCGAGACGCATGCCGGGGGAACGTCTGGTGGGCGTGGTTCTGCCTCTGGATGCACTTCTTCCCAAGACGACGCCGACAGGCCCAAGCCTGCGCACGCTGCACTCGTGCCACATGGCTCACTTTAGCCTGGGCTCCGGTCTGAGAAGCCAGGCGACGCCGGGGCCTACTGGCAGGACCGTGGCTGACTGTCATTTCACTTCCACACAGGCTGCAAGATGTCAAATATTCAATGTTTCTTTATGATTGCATTGTATTAACACAAAATTACGAATGATTACAAGATCATCAAAGAAAACAATATGATGTTGTCTATATTTGATTAATTTATAGCAGTTTCATATTCCCAAAGCATAAAAGAGAATGGTGTGCAATTACACTGACACCTACCTGGAATTATTCATGAGACTTACTACACTATCGTCAAGAGTCTGGCTGGTGTGTGGTGTCAAGGCATCCTCCAGACAGCTGGGTTCAGGGGACAACTCCCATTCTAGGAGACAAGGGACTGTTAATAAGACTAAGTCAGACAGACATGCACAAGCCTATgcatgacacaaacacacacacacatacttgcacACATACTTAAAATGCATTCAGAAAGTATTCTCAGTGcatcattttttcacattttatttatgttacagccttattccaaaataattcCTTATAATtgacctggtgatgagcgggGCCTGGTTTTTCTTCCAAATGTgctaaagttaaagttaaaacgagttaaatatttgtttctcatggtctgagagtccttttGGCAATCTCCAGGCAGTCTGCCATGTGCCTtatactaaggagtggcttctgtctggccataCAGGCCTggttggtggattgctgcagagatggttgtccttctagaaggttctcctttgTCCAAAGAGGACATCTGAACTcagttttgagcttcatggcatttcttttatttttaataaatttgccaaaacctaaagtatttttttaccttgtcattatgggttgttgtgtatggaataaaaataattatttaatcaattttggaataaagctgtaacatagaAATTTGTGGAAAAAGTGGTGCATTGTGAAAACTTCCTGGAGGTACTGTACCTGTGGGACTGACAACCAGCCAGCCCTCATCCTCTTTATCTGCACTTCTGGCCTTCAGAACTGTCTGGTCCAAGGAGATTTCATCAGTCTTCCAGAAGAGCAGGTTTGTTAGACGCTGGAACATGGCTTGGGAAGATGTTGTGGGGCTGGTACTTGATCTTCCTTATGAAACGGGACAGAAAAATCACTCAGATAAGcaggcaacatttttttaatgtacaaaaTTCCTGTGTTAAACCAGGACCAGACTACTCCATGGTGCCATTAGTTTGGTCCCAGATTTGGTCCTAAGTACTGGTATGTCAGGACAAATATATGTCATATTCAGGCTGGGATCATGTAGACtgaaccgccaaagtgccactgagcaaccacacactgctccccgggtgcctattttcgctgcccactgctcaccaagggtgatgggttaaaagcagaggacacatttcattgtgtttcacaatgacaatcacttcactttcatgttcagTCAACACAGGCTTCTCCATTTTCATGGAGATCTTATGAGAAAGACAGCATTTGTTATTAAGGCGAATCTAGATGTCCTGTACACGAAGGCAATTTCATTGATGCACACCATGTTGCACTGATATGCATTGATCATAGCACTgatcactttttacatttattttaattgatttattttcttttttttgtaaaatataattGAGACTGTGATTATTAATGAATACAATTCCAAACCCACTGTATATGTGCTCTGTATTGATGAAAAATGCACGGTCGGGTGGGGCGTTAACGTCTGCGTGCGTGCTGGGCTGGACACATATGAATAATTCAGCCTAATTATCAGCAGCCACTGCTGACCCCCGCTGAGCTGCATTGTCACCATCCATATGCTCCTCGCCCCGGGCAGGGGAtgggggatttttttaaaacattaataataactacacttctctcctgctcctccGAGTCTGTTCATCAAGCGCGGGGTGCACATGGTCCTTCACCCACAATGGCCCAGTTCTTTCAAGATATCACTTCCACATTCTTGTTTGCATGGATGTAACGTTGATTCTTTTTAGCAGACACTCTTGTCCAGTGTGTTGTGgtgcacaactgatcttcatacctgtataGCTGGAAATGCTGTTCAAAAGACACCATCAGCTAAGTTACATACTATTAAGTCCTATTAAAGTGCAAagaatgtaacatttttttaaaaatgtacagtctgGAGAATAAACCTGGtggggattttatttatttttgtaatggaGAACGGTAGTTCTGTATTTAGTCGAGCAGATACTGCTTGAAAGGTTGTCTTTAACCATGGCTTGAAGATGGCAAAGGAAATTATGGATATTTCTTAAGATGCACAAATAGACCAGAACCTGGGCCACAGATGACACATATATCGACacccttttaaaataaaacttgcaGTTGGTGCATCTAAGACAGTAGCTGCCACATGAAACATCTTTCTGATCAGCTGCTGAGATGCAGGTTCTGTCCACGCATGTCTGAGGAACAGTGTCAGTGGAACAGGTGCATGCAGTTGCACGTGAAAAGAAATGGTCTGCAGTCGATGAAGTCAAAGGTCGTGcagaaattattaataatgtacCGAAGTCAAACGACACCATTCCTTTCGCCAAATCGGGATGATCGTATATATTTGCTCGCCTTATGGAAGCGCGTTGTctaaagtaaatgaaaaaaaaacgcattaatCGCGTTAATACATAGATTAATTAACGTGGAGTGCACATTTAATAGGTTCGCCGTGGAtcgtttatttaaaaaaaataagtgatGCGGGGAATAAAGAAGCTTTGTACATCTTACCTGTCTGCCTGTGATTCTATCCCGTTTCAGAATATCAGTATAATCGACGCCCGCGGAGGATAAAGGGAGGAAATCTGCCCGGCGTACAATAACAGCAGCTGTAACGCGGGCTCCGACCAACCAGATCCAGCTGACCTCAGATCGGCGCGGCGTCACGTCTGGACCGGGAGGAGAGTGGCGGTCTGATCTGAAagcagatttatttaaaaaccacCAGGGGACGAACGCGATTGGACCAGCAACATGCAGAGCGTTTCAAAATGCTGTAATGGGGGGgtccaagccccgcccacatcgCTAAATCTACAGTAAATGTTCAAAATGCTACTGAAAACCAATACTGAAACCAATACAGCTGACCACTGTCCTTTCAGAACGTGTTTTAAacttactaaaaaaaaataggtatttttttcctaattCAAACAGCACACATCTCTATTCAACAAACCAGGGGATTCTTTTGTTATGgaacagatttacatttacatttgctttcatggcatttatctgacactttttatccagaccgacttatggggacagtcctcctagagacactcagagttaagtgtcttgttcagggacaccgtggtcgtaagtggggtttgaacctgggtcttctggttcataagtgagtgtgttacccacccagTGTGTTACAAAAGGCACCAATACTCAATCTATTTTgttaacataataaaaaattgcCAAACAttgataaaatattgatttacccaAGCTGTTTACTGCAgaattttcttgttttcattaCAATATTGTTTTCCGTCTGTAGAGTTAAGAGAGACCGacccccagttcttctagcGCAATGAAATAGTTTTATTAATTATCATTTGTGTTTTACACTCTGATTGTCCCGCCTGTTGGGAAGATTTAGTTTCACTCTGCCTAAAACcgtgcacagtactgtatattaatGAGGCCGCATGACTGAAAGGAGCAGAATGTCATCTCCTGTTTCTTGATCACAAGAAATCTTCAAGAATTTAACACAAAACTTTATTTGCAACCCAAAATTAAGCGATTAGACATTGTGGATATGGCTTCTGTGATATCGCACATAACATCACATTTTCTAGCCAAGTAAATACTTGTCAGTAGTAATACAATCACTGATTAATTCTTCTAGTTTTGGCTATCAATATTACCATATTATCACCTCAACGTTGCATTTCTGCACACGTTTTCTGTTTTAAGAAGCATTGCACATGTGAATTCATCTGCACTGTACCTATGCATTAGTGGCAAGTGATGTGATGATAAGTGATTTGACTCGGAATGCACGGAAAACTGCTGAGTGCTGAAGAACGTCTCTTGTGGGAAGTACAAAGCCCGTGTGGCGAGCAGCTGCTTGGGTGGGGTGGGAAGGACCTGTTTTATTTCAGCACTACCCTGCTTTCCCTAACTTTGTTTCAGGGCCAGGAGCATCAAGAGCTCAACACGCCTCTACATTTTTACCCTGGCAAAGAAATGTTTCACCAGCAAAGGGCCGAAATACAATAAATTGGAAGGTCAGAATGGTAAGAAACTTCTCCAGACTGCAAAACTGAACAGCTTCAGAAGTTAGAACTGCTTGGCCCATCTTCACATGTAAGGAAATTGTCAAActaattttgtactttttttttgtccacagaTTAGTTTTGAACTTTGCAGACAGTCGACAGTTCAACCAGAGGCAGGTTTTACTCCGTGAAGCGAAAAggcgtatttaaaaaaatctttctagATTTTTCGGCCGTTGACAAATTGCAAATACTGGGAGTTCACATCAGTTTCAATTAAAGCAGGTTGATATATACTTGTTGATTTAttactttatgtatttattgacTTCTTATTTGCATTCactcatttatttcacattttaaaaatttgtttGCTAATTATTACCCATGTAACAAGCAGACCAGGTAGGTTTGTTCTCTAGCTGCTGCGTGTTGTTCGGAAATTGAGCCTTTTTGTTGAAGAAGCTTCTCTGACATGACACCACCTGACCAGGGTCCAATGTTAATATACACCCaaaaaatttaatgtaaaaaaaaaaattacacgtTTGTGGGCCTGGTGTTTACCGGCCTTTACTTCTACTACTACGCATGCGCACTGAATGAATGATGCCATCGTCATATTAAGATGCTTCAGTAGCCTATTATTACGGGACTTTCATGCAGCTGAGATCCAGGCCGTGGCCAGAGAGGAGAATGCGGAGTCCCCAGGCACGGGTGTGGTTGGTGGTTTGTAATGAACAACAATGCATTTCTTATATTATTGTCATTGGACAGATTACAGCAAAATTCACTGTCCGGTTTAATGGTTGTCATGGTACACACATAACAAccagtaataaaaatacaatacagtacaatattTGAGTTGAAATCCGTTGTACGCTGGGTGATGCCAGGATGGCCCGcatcagatttatttaaaaacaccaATGGAAAAACGTGATTGGACAGAAAGTCAAAACAGGGTtcacaatacatttacaatatttagaATTGTTCAAAAGTGTAATCTGAGTGGCAGccttcactgtcactttaaaaagatGGATCATTCACACAGACTATTTCATTGAGTTCAGCACATCCACTTCATATGTAAATATGCGacaacatgcacacatttcACATTCGAGTCTCTGCATATGGACTAGACCTCTTTTATTACTTAGTGACGTGATTAGAATCCGTTTCTCTTGTTTCATGgtcaaaagaatgaaaaattatttcacAAAACTACAAACATCTAATGCATTTTGAACGGTAACCCTGCCCACAGCGTTCGCATTTTGAGCTGTGTTGAGCTCTTGATGAAAGAGGTATAAACCTCTCCGTGAATGTGATCTCGGCAGTATGAGCAGTAAAAATCCACCACTAGAGTGTCCATCAGGTCCACCTGAACGTTTTCTCGTGGCGCTGCGTGATTGAAACCACTGGAACCCCTTCGTGGTGCGTTTACTTACTTGAACCGGTAGGCGGCGCCGTCTCCTCGTTCTTCACGACGCGGCCACGACCACTCTCATCATCCCAAGGCTGTTCCTGATCCAGTCACGTGGCCAGTGGGAACTGATCGGGAATCGATTAGAAGTGTATAGACCAGGCGAACCGCGAcataatattcaaataatatTTGCAGTGAAATGGTTGGTTGAACCGGCTGCCACGTGTCAGGTCGGTTCTGCGCGATTTCTGTGTATGATTTATATGCCAAATATTGTTGTTAATTCGCAGGGTGCAGTACAGGAGGACAGTGTTCGTATCCATTTGAATCGTAAAAAAAGGTGATTTTTAATCTCAAAGACGTTTGCAAGTTGAACAAACGATCCGAGAATGACAAACAGAACACCGAGAcacaaaaagataaaatacGAACAGTACGACATCCCAGGCCCACGTCAGGCGCTCTCGTTTGCGTGATCCCGGGAAATTCGGCGGGTGGGACCGTTCGCACctccaggaggaagaggaggaggaggaggaggaggaggaagggggcgAACCCGAACCCGAGGCGGGTCCTAATGTCCATCCGGACACCCACTTTTAGATTGGCGCACGCTAATTGTACACACTTCACCCCGGAGCCGAGACCTGACTGGGGAGTTCGGGTTCGACGCCGCTTTTATTCGGCGTCTCGCACCCCGTTTTTCACCGAGTTGCGGGGACGTCCGGAGATCGACATGCCTCGATCTTTCCTGGTAAAGAAGTACTTCGCCAGCAAAAGGCCGAACTACAGCGAGCTGGAATGTCAGAACGGTAAGAAACGCCacccaacaaaataaaaatgaaataaaataaaaaaaaaaatgtcgcaTTTTTGCTCGGAGGGAATAAAAGCTGCGTCCGCGCGACGAGTCCAACAGGTCCGAAAGCTCCCAAGTTTTTCGCGGGACTGCGCGGACGTCGGTCTGTCCATGTAAGGACATTCTGGAGCCGGACAGCGCGTCCATTATCCGAGGACCCTGCGCGTTATTGCTGGTTCGAGGGTTCGATCCACGCGAGACGCGTCGTTTGCAGACGCGCGTCGTGGAGACGGCTTTATGATTGTGAGACCGTGCGGGCCATGTGTCCGGTGTTTAATTCTGTTTTAATATTCCATATTTGAATGATGTTTTACAGCCGCGGCGCTGGAGACGCACCCGGTGGTGGAAGTGGCTCCAGGCGACAGCGGCGTGACCTGCTTCACGGCTGGCCTGGTGTGGGACGTGAACCTGCTCCCCATGTCCCCCAGCTCGGGCCCGCTGGACCTGAGCTCCCCCTCCAGCCtgagcagcggcagcagcagcggggACGAGGACGAGGGACGCACGTCCGACCCGCCCAGCCCGGAGCCGCCGGAGACCTACCGGCCCCAGCAGCGGCCCCGCCGCGGCACCAAGGGCCGCCCGGCCGCCCGGGAGGAGCAGGCAGAGGCCCCGGGCGCGGCCGTCGCCAGGCCGGCGTTCTTCTGCAAGCACTGTCCCAAAGAGTACACCAGCCTGGGGGCGCTGAAGATGCACATCCGCTCGCACACCCTGCCCTGCGTGTGCCCCACCTGCGGCAAAGCCTTTTCCCGACCCTGGCTGCTGCGAGGGCACATCCGCACGCACACAGGTCAGGCGGCTCGGCGCTTCCGAATACGTGCGTGTCATATCTGGCGGACAGGCGCCGGCGCGTGGGAATGCTCGGCCTGTTACTCATTGATCAGGCATTGTGTCGGTGGCGTGCTGAACAATGCCTCCATTGGGCTAATCCGATCACCAACCCGGGAGGAGGTCAGCCGAGCGGGGATAACATTGTCGGGAGAACGATCCGGAATCCCCTCTTATCACCCCGCCTGTTCTCTGTGGCGTCGATTCAATTACGCTCCTGATCGAATCAGTCTGCCTTGAGGACTTTATTAGGCGCTGAAGTGGGTGTCGGGTTTGTTTCAAACAGTTCAACTTTGAACTTTATTGGCTTCTTAGGCATCGATTTGTTTGGGGTGGTGATGTTTATAGAGACTCTGCCGGACCTTCTTCAGCGTTGAGCTCACCTCTGAATGCCGTTGGTTCACGAAAAGTCATTCCTAGCAGGAAAGTAGTTAAATTGGTATGGTGCGAGTCTATATGATCGAAATGTGTATGTTTAAAAGAGGTGTATACGTTGGAAAGCGGGGGTTTGTATTGAACCCCCGTGTCTGAAGGAGTGGCATCGTCACCGCCTGTGTGTCTGGGCATCTGGTTAAAACTGGAAGCTTGGAGAATGCTCTCCTTTCAACTAAGTTATGTTCCCGGTGGTAAAGCGTCCGATTCGCTGTTTTTCGTGCAGTATTTTACTTTTAGTCTTTATTTTTGCTCAGTTCGCAGCTTGTGATGTAGACTGCTGCAAATACCACATAAAATCCACCTAATCTGGCAACACGCATCATACATTCTATACCGTAGAGAATCGCACGTATGGGAATATGAAAATTTCGAGCGTTTTGCAAGATCACACGACACGATTTGCCTTCGTTTTCAGATATTTCCATTGGGGTTCTAGAAAAGTGCTGAGAACATATTTCTTGTTGCTGACGCCGCTTGTCCCCCCCTTCTTCTCACCGCAGGCGAGCGCCCCTTCTCCTGTCCCCACTGCAACCGCGCCTTCGCTGACCGCTCCAACCTGCGCGCCCACCTGCAGACCCACGCCGACGTCAAGAAGTACCAGTGCGGCACCTGCTCCCGCACCTTCAGCCGCATGTCCCTGCTGCAGAAGCACAGCGTCGCCGGCTGCAACCCGCCCTCCGTCTGAGGGCAGgtgatttgggggggggggggtcgcacGTCGCCGCTGCCTCGCCGAACCCGGCATCGCTCCACTTAAATCCCTCCCTCATTGGACTTTCTGCCAGCTGAGAATAACAAGGACCCGCACGTCCCCTCCTGCCGCCGGAGACGGTTACTTTGCACACGTGGTTTATGTTCCTGAAGCCCAGATGTGCctcctcagccaatcagatgccTTCCAGACAAACACGCGGTGCCCTAGAGCCGGATGCTGTGCCGGGCTTTTAGTCGGTTTCACCGACCCGCCCCAGcacaaggaaggaaggaaggaatcGTGTTCATGTGCCGGGAAGGGCCTTCTCTCCGTAATGGCCGCCACGCTGCTGACTGTGGCCCCAGCGAAACAGCTGTTCTCAGGTGGGGGGTGGGGCAGGTCTGTGTCTCTCAgtgctctccacacacacacacacacacacacacacacacagctgttccCCATAATGTGGTGCAGAGACAGGGTGCTAACAGGTGTACTGGCCCTGACCTTCGCTATACCGATAACAGGTGACGTCCACCCCAGTCTTACCAGCGCAGGACGCCGCGCAACAAAGAGGACAGTGTTCGGTGTTAAGGACTCGGTGTTGGGTGCAGGCAGAGTTTCAAAGCGCATTTAAAGACACAATCAGAACTGGCCTCTGAAAGGGGGCATCCTGCATGttcttaatttcttttttttttttttttttttttttacaatgcacTCTAAATGACCACAAAGTGTTAATTCTTCTTGTCTGTGTCCTCCCTGACTTCAGAACAGGAAGTCACCAAAGCCATATTTTAAACCAGCCAGCCT
Encoded here:
- the snai1a gene encoding snail family zinc finger 1a, coding for MPRSFLVKKYFASKRPNYSELECQNAAALETHPVVEVAPGDSGVTCFTAGLVWDVNLLPMSPSSGPLDLSSPSSLSSGSSSGDEDEGRTSDPPSPEPPETYRPQQRPRRGTKGRPAAREEQAEAPGAAVARPAFFCKHCPKEYTSLGALKMHIRSHTLPCVCPTCGKAFSRPWLLRGHIRTHTGERPFSCPHCNRAFADRSNLRAHLQTHADVKKYQCGTCSRTFSRMSLLQKHSVAGCNPPSV